One window of the Pseudomonas lurida genome contains the following:
- the rsmB gene encoding 16S rRNA (cytosine(967)-C(5))-methyltransferase RsmB, with translation MNPRLAAAKALAAVLNGKASLNSSLPTQLDKVEDRDRGFTQDLAFGTARWQPRLSALAAKLLQKPFKGADADVEALLLVGLYQLLYTRVPAHAAIGETVGCADKLKKPWAKALLNAVLRRAQRESDALLAELEHDPVVRTAHPRWLQKSLKAFWPEQWEAICAANNAHPPMILRVNRRHHGRDAYLQLLTDAGINATPCVYSTDGIVLEAAADVRSLPGFTEGWISVQDEAAQLAADLLDLAPGQRVLDACCAPGGKTCHILEVEKDLAGVVAVDLEAKRLVRVRENLARLGLSAELIAADGRDTAAWWDGKPFQRILLDAPCSATGVIRRHPDIKLTRQPDDIAALAVLQGELLDALWPTLEVGGILLYATCSTLPTENTEVIEAFLARTSGARELDLATTAGIKQPHGRQLLVQEGGHDGFYYAKLIKIAAARG, from the coding sequence ATGAACCCACGTCTGGCCGCCGCCAAGGCTCTCGCCGCTGTCCTCAACGGCAAGGCCTCGCTTAACAGCTCACTGCCGACACAGCTGGATAAAGTCGAGGATCGCGACCGCGGTTTCACCCAGGACCTGGCCTTTGGCACCGCCCGTTGGCAACCACGTTTGTCTGCGCTAGCGGCCAAGCTGCTGCAAAAGCCGTTCAAGGGCGCGGACGCGGACGTCGAGGCACTGTTGCTGGTGGGCCTCTATCAGTTGCTCTACACCCGCGTGCCGGCCCACGCTGCCATCGGTGAAACCGTCGGTTGTGCCGACAAACTGAAAAAGCCCTGGGCCAAGGCCTTGCTCAATGCCGTGCTGCGCCGTGCCCAGCGCGAGAGCGATGCGCTGCTGGCCGAGCTGGAACACGATCCGGTAGTGCGTACCGCTCACCCGCGCTGGCTGCAAAAGTCCCTGAAAGCCTTCTGGCCCGAGCAATGGGAAGCGATCTGCGCGGCCAACAACGCACATCCGCCGATGATCCTGCGGGTCAACCGGCGTCACCACGGCCGTGATGCCTACCTGCAATTGCTCACCGACGCCGGCATCAACGCTACGCCGTGCGTGTACAGCACTGACGGCATCGTGCTCGAGGCCGCCGCCGATGTGCGCAGCCTGCCGGGCTTTACCGAAGGCTGGATCAGTGTGCAGGACGAGGCTGCGCAGTTGGCCGCCGACTTGCTCGACTTGGCTCCCGGCCAGCGCGTACTCGACGCCTGCTGTGCGCCCGGCGGTAAGACGTGCCACATCCTGGAGGTCGAAAAAGACCTGGCCGGTGTAGTGGCTGTGGATCTTGAAGCCAAGCGCTTGGTGCGCGTACGGGAAAACCTCGCGCGCCTGGGCTTGAGCGCCGAGCTGATCGCCGCCGATGGGCGCGACACTGCCGCATGGTGGGACGGCAAGCCGTTCCAGCGCATCCTGCTGGACGCACCGTGCTCAGCCACTGGCGTGATCCGCCGGCACCCGGATATCAAACTCACCCGCCAACCCGACGACATTGCCGCCCTGGCCGTGCTGCAAGGCGAACTGCTCGACGCGCTGTGGCCGACCCTGGAAGTCGGCGGCATCCTGCTTTACGCCACCTGCTCCACCTTGCCCACCGAGAACACCGAGGTCATCGAAGCCTTCCTCGCCCGCACCAGCGGCGCCCGGGAGCTGGACCTCGCCACCACGGCTGGCATCAAGCAGCCCCATGGCCGCCAATTGCTCGTGCAAGAAGGCGGACATGATGGCTTCTACTACGCCAAACTGATCAAGATCGCCGCCGCGCGCGGCTGA
- the fmt gene encoding methionyl-tRNA formyltransferase encodes MTEPLRIVFAGTPEFAAEHLKALLASPHDIVAVYTQPDRPAGRGQKLMPSPVKQLALEHTIPVLQPPTLRNAEAQAELAALQPDLLVVVAYGLILPQAVLDIPRLGCINSHASLLPRWRGAAPIQRAVEAGDGESGVTVMRMEAGLDTGPMLLKVTTPITAEDTGGSLHDRLAELGPPAVIQAITGLAAGTLQGEVQDDSLATYAHKLNKDEARIDWSRPAVELERLVRAFNPWPICHSSLDGEALKVLAATLADGKGAPGEIIGASKDGLVVACGEQALCLTRLQLPGGKALNFSDLFNSRREKFALGTILGVAAQ; translated from the coding sequence ATGACCGAGCCACTGCGCATTGTTTTTGCCGGTACCCCCGAATTTGCCGCCGAACACCTCAAGGCGCTGCTTGCCAGCCCTCATGACATCGTCGCGGTGTACACCCAGCCGGATCGCCCGGCCGGTCGCGGGCAAAAACTGATGCCGAGCCCGGTCAAACAGTTGGCGCTGGAGCACACTATTCCCGTACTGCAGCCGCCGACCCTGCGTAACGCAGAAGCCCAGGCTGAATTGGCCGCGCTGCAACCGGACTTGCTGGTGGTGGTGGCCTACGGCCTGATCCTGCCCCAGGCGGTGCTGGATATTCCGCGGCTGGGCTGCATCAACAGTCATGCTTCGCTGTTGCCACGCTGGCGCGGTGCTGCGCCGATCCAGCGCGCCGTGGAAGCGGGCGACGGCGAGAGCGGCGTGACCGTGATGCGCATGGAGGCGGGCCTGGACACCGGCCCGATGCTGCTCAAGGTCACCACGCCTATCACCGCCGAAGACACCGGCGGCAGCCTGCACGACCGTCTGGCTGAACTGGGCCCGCCCGCGGTGATCCAGGCCATCACCGGCCTTGCGGCCGGCACCCTGCAAGGTGAAGTCCAGGACGACAGCCTGGCTACCTACGCCCATAAGCTGAACAAAGACGAAGCGCGCATCGACTGGAGCCGTCCCGCCGTGGAGTTGGAACGCCTGGTGCGTGCGTTCAACCCGTGGCCGATCTGCCACAGCAGCCTCGACGGCGAAGCCTTGAAGGTACTCGCCGCGACGTTGGCCGATGGCAAAGGCGCCCCAGGGGAAATCATCGGCGCCAGCAAAGATGGCCTGGTGGTGGCTTGCGGTGAACAGGCACTGTGCCTGACTCGTCTGCAATTGCCCGGCGGCAAGGCTCTGAACTTCAGCGATTTGTTCAACAGCCGTCGTGAGAAATTTGCCCTGGGCACGATCCTTGGGGTGGCCGCTCAATGA